The following proteins come from a genomic window of Lolium rigidum isolate FL_2022 chromosome 5, APGP_CSIRO_Lrig_0.1, whole genome shotgun sequence:
- the LOC124654133 gene encoding uncharacterized protein LOC124654133, with translation MADGKGAAAVMCTPAFASRVMRSRWYVVFASMVVMAASGSTYIFALYSKELRSTLGYNQQTLNTLSFFKDLGTNVGVVSGLVQQVAPTWAVLLIGAGMNLAGYLMVYLALTERTAAPPVWLMSIYMCVGANALTFSNTGALVSCVKNSPESRGIVIGLLKGFVGLSGAIYTQLYLAIYGDDAKSLVLLIAWLPAAVYIFFVHTIRVLPYRRRAEGDEPNTKPFFCFLYISIALATYLLVMIVVQKQVPTFSHAAYAVGATVLLLILFLPLGVVIKEEYQAVSQLEESLQHPPAIAVEEPKTSSAKDDDDHDETKPSFGFGCFTSMFKPPALGEDFSIMQALVSVEMLVLFVVSVFGIGGTLTAIDNMAQIGQSLGYPAKSINTFVSLISIWNYAGRVGAGYMSEFFLARYRFPRPLALTVVLLVSCVGHLFIAFGVPQSLYAASVIIGFCFGAQWPLLFSIISEVFGLKYYSTLFNFGSAASPIGAYVLNVRIAGRMYDAEAARQHGGVAAVGDKVCKGVQCFKHAFLIITGVTLAGVLVSLVLVWRTRNFYKGDIYARFKVAPATVVDGSNDGREMGGSRDGEEVKKGKNKKQEVNEEEIQ, from the coding sequence ATGGCCGACGGCAAGGGGGCTGCGGCTGTGATGTGCACGCCGGCGTTCGCCTCGCGGGTTATGCGGAGCCGGTGGTACGTGGTGTTCGCGTCGATGGTTGTGATGGCGGCGTCGGGGTCGACGTACATCTTCGCGCTCTACTCCAAGGAGCTCCGGTCGACGCTGGGGTACAACCAGCAGACGCTCAACACCCTGAGCTTCTTCAAGGACCTCGGCACCAACGTCGGCGTGGTCTCCGGGCTGGTGCAGCAGGTGGCGCCGACGTGGGCCGTTCTGCTCATCGGCGCCGGCATGAATCTGGCGGGGTACCTCATGGTGTACCTCGCGCTGACGGAGCGCACGGCGGCGCCACCCGTGTGGCTCATGTCCATCTACATGTGCGTGGGCGCCAACGCGCTCACCTTTTCCAACACCGGCGCGCTCGTCTCCTGCGTCAAGAACTCCCCGGAGAGCCGCGGCATCGTCATCGGCCTGCTCAAGGGCTTCGTCGGGCTCAGCGGCGCCATCTACACGCAGCTCTACCTCGCCATCTACGGCGACGACGCCAAGTCGTTGGTCCTCCTCATCGCGTGGCTTCCGGCCGCCGTGTACATCTTCTTCGTGCACACCATCCGCGTCCTGCCATACCGTCGCCGCGCCGAAGGCGACGAGCCTAACACCAAGCCCTTCTTCTGCTTCCTCTACATCTCCATCGCGCTCGCCACCTACCTCCTCGTCATGATCGTGGTGCAGAAGCAGGTGCCCACCTTCTCCCACGCCGCGTACGCCGTCGGCGCcaccgtgctcctcctcatcctcttcctcccccTCGGCGTGGTCATCAAGGAGGAGTACCAGGCCGTGTCACAGCTCGAGGAGTCCCTTCAGCATCCGCCGGCCATCGCCGTCGaagaaccaaaaacaagcagcgcGAAAGACGACGACGATCACGACGAGACGAAGCCGTCATTTGGCTTCGGCTGCTTCACAAGCATGTTCAAGCCGCCGGCGCTGGGGGAGGACTTCTCCATCATGCAGGCGCTGGTGAGCGTGGAGATGCTGGTGCTGTTCGTGGTGTCGGTGTTCGGCATCGGCGGTACGCTGACAGCGATCGACAACATGGCGCAGATCGGGCAGTCGCTGGGTTACCCGGCCAAGAGCATCAACACCTTCGTCTCCCTCATCAGCATCTGGAACTACGCCGGCCGCGTGGGCGCCGGCTACATGTCGGAGTTCTTCCTCGCACGGTACAGGTTCCCGCGGCCTCTGGCGCTGACGGTGGTGCTCCTCGTCTCCTGCGTCGGCCACCTCTTCATCGCCTTCGGCGTGCCGCAGTCTCTCTACGCCGCGTCGGTGATCATCGGCTTCTGCTTCGGCGCGCAGTGGCCGCTGCTCTTCTCCATCATCTCCGAAGTGTTCGGGCTCAAGTACTACTCCACGCTCTTCAACTTCGGCTCCGCGGCGAGCCCCATCGGCGCGTACGTGCTCAACGTGCGCATCGCCGGCCGCATGTACGACGCGGAGGCCGCCAGGCAGCACGGCGGCGTGGCCGCCGTTGGGGACAAGGTCTGCAAGGGGGTGCAGTGCTTCAAGCACgcgttcctcatcatcactggggTGACGCTCGCCGGCGTGCTCGTGTCGCTGGTGTTGGTGTGGAGGACGAGGAACTTCTACAAGGGGGACATCTACGCCAGGTTCAAGGTGGCACCGGCCACGGTGGTGGACGGGAGCAACGACGGCCGGGAGATGGGAGGGAGTAGAGATGGGGAGGAAGTAAAGAAGGGGAAGAACAAGAAACAGGAAGTTAATGAGGAGGAGATTCAATGA